In Natrinema amylolyticum, the following are encoded in one genomic region:
- a CDS encoding VOC family protein, whose protein sequence is MLSGLAWLALEAKYLEPAREFYEERLGLTVRERGPDEVVFAAGETDLVCRRPDALPRGGLHTHYAFSIPASEYDDWWERLAAEYDLEEAQFGSARSLYLYDPDGNCVELGQQDVAGPGIDGIFEVVLEVESLDRARDFYEDLGFETVDEGDDRKRLRLHGPMALELWEPHLGIADARGGVHVDLGFETDDPEAALEAVADRVRSVERAADDEVVVRDPDGHFLTFTSA, encoded by the coding sequence ATGCTATCCGGGCTGGCCTGGCTGGCGCTCGAGGCGAAGTACCTCGAGCCGGCGAGGGAGTTCTACGAGGAGCGGTTGGGACTGACCGTCCGCGAGCGCGGACCGGACGAGGTCGTCTTCGCGGCCGGGGAGACCGACCTCGTGTGTCGCCGCCCCGACGCGCTCCCGCGGGGCGGGCTACACACCCACTACGCGTTCTCGATCCCCGCGAGCGAGTACGACGACTGGTGGGAGCGACTGGCCGCGGAGTACGATCTCGAGGAGGCCCAGTTCGGCTCCGCGCGGTCGCTGTACCTGTACGATCCCGACGGGAACTGCGTCGAACTCGGCCAGCAGGACGTGGCCGGCCCGGGGATCGACGGAATCTTCGAAGTCGTCCTCGAGGTCGAGAGCCTCGACCGCGCGCGCGACTTCTACGAAGATCTGGGCTTCGAGACGGTCGACGAGGGCGACGACCGCAAGCGCTTGCGGCTGCACGGGCCGATGGCGCTCGAGCTCTGGGAGCCCCATCTGGGCATCGCCGACGCCCGCGGCGGCGTCCACGTCGACCTCGGGTTCGAGACGGACGATCCCGAGGCGGCGCTCGAGGCGGTAGCCGATCGCGTCCGATCGGTCGAGCGAGCGGCCGACGACGAAGTCGTCGTTCGCGATCCGGACGGCCACTTTCTGACGTTTACGTCGGCGTGA
- the aglJ gene encoding S-layer glycoprotein N-glycosyltransferase AglJ, protein MEDDAVHTGSSVLSDGGETIAATEEASEISPDEVCVLIPTLNEAATIADVIEGFYEQGYTNVVVVDGDSTDDTREIAREHGAEVLVQSGDGKGQAVREALEYVTVPYVLMLDGDGTYDPADADRMIEPLSRGYEHVIGNRFADMDDDAMRALNGFGNRMINRTFGFVHGANYEDILSGYRAFTVDSFRRLSLDSDGFTIETELAVECVKHGVETTVVPISYSARPDESETNLHPVKDGGTIMLALYSLAKTNNPLFYFGSLGIGGILSGALIATYVLWEWVQYHQSHEVMALASAAAILLGVQLLMFGVLSDMLVTLHREQRRRLERIARNERDE, encoded by the coding sequence ATGGAAGACGATGCGGTCCACACGGGCTCAAGCGTCCTCTCGGACGGCGGCGAGACGATCGCCGCCACGGAGGAGGCGAGCGAGATTTCGCCCGACGAGGTGTGCGTTCTCATTCCGACGCTCAACGAGGCCGCCACGATCGCGGACGTGATCGAGGGCTTCTACGAGCAGGGGTACACGAACGTCGTCGTCGTCGACGGCGACTCGACCGACGATACCCGTGAGATCGCTCGCGAGCACGGCGCGGAGGTGCTGGTTCAGTCCGGCGACGGAAAGGGCCAGGCCGTCCGCGAGGCCCTCGAGTACGTCACGGTGCCGTACGTGTTGATGCTCGACGGCGACGGGACGTACGACCCGGCCGACGCCGACAGGATGATCGAACCCCTCTCTCGAGGGTACGAGCACGTCATCGGGAACCGCTTCGCCGATATGGACGACGACGCGATGCGCGCGTTGAACGGGTTCGGAAATCGGATGATAAATCGCACGTTCGGATTCGTCCACGGCGCGAACTACGAGGACATCCTCTCGGGCTATCGGGCGTTTACCGTCGACTCGTTCAGGCGGCTCTCGCTCGATTCCGACGGGTTCACGATCGAAACCGAACTCGCCGTCGAGTGCGTCAAACACGGCGTCGAGACGACGGTCGTCCCGATCAGTTACAGCGCCCGACCCGACGAGTCCGAGACCAACCTGCACCCGGTCAAAGACGGGGGGACGATCATGCTGGCGCTGTACTCGCTGGCCAAGACCAACAACCCCCTGTTTTACTTCGGGAGTCTCGGCATCGGTGGCATCCTCTCCGGCGCGCTCATCGCGACGTACGTCCTCTGGGAGTGGGTTCAGTACCACCAGAGCCACGAAGTCATGGCTCTGGCCTCGGCGGCCGCGATCCTGCTGGGCGTCCAACTGCTCATGTTCGGCGTCCTCTCGGACATGCTCGTGACCTTACACCGCGAACAGCGCCGGCGGCTCGAGCGGATCGCTCGAAACGAGCGCGACGAGTGA
- the ilvB gene encoding biosynthetic-type acetolactate synthase large subunit: MSERAAEISPADDEQDDDQITDSAAPDAVTEDGTASDAETATDPVTTGAESVVRALENAGVECAFGVQGGAIMPVYDALYDSDIRHVTMAHEQGAAHAADAYGIVSGEPGVCLATSGPGATNLVTGIADADMDSDPLLALTGQVPTEFVGNDAFQETDTTGVTTPITKDNSFASDSDRVGSDVSEAFALAGAGRPGPTLVDLPKDITKGETDQEPDDPKVPDTYQVQERADTEIVEAAAERIENAARPVMLLGGGVIKGEASEACREFAIEHEIPVITTMPGIGAFPEDHELSLEMAGMHGTGYANMAITHCDTLIGIGTRFDDRLTGGIETFAPDAELIHVDIDPAEISKNIHADYPLVGDAETVVEQLADAVDESPDATKWRAQCQQWKSDYSMAYDAPKDEPVQPEFVVEALDEATSDRAIVTTGVGQHQMWACQYWTYTEPRTWVSSHGLGTMGYGLPSAIGARIAADDDQEVVCIDGDGSFLMTLQGLSVAVREELDITVAVLNNEYIGMVRQWQDAFFDGRHSASDYGWMPEFDKLAEAFGAEGFRIDDYDDVAETIDAAIAYDGPSVIDVHIDPDANVYPMVPSGGDNGQFALAEDQL, encoded by the coding sequence ATGAGCGAACGCGCAGCAGAGATTTCGCCAGCGGACGACGAACAGGACGACGACCAGATCACCGACAGCGCCGCGCCCGACGCGGTCACCGAGGACGGGACGGCGAGCGACGCCGAGACCGCGACCGACCCCGTCACGACGGGTGCCGAGTCGGTCGTTCGCGCACTCGAGAACGCAGGCGTCGAGTGCGCCTTCGGCGTGCAGGGCGGGGCGATTATGCCCGTCTACGACGCCCTCTACGATTCGGACATTCGCCACGTGACGATGGCCCACGAGCAGGGCGCGGCCCACGCGGCCGACGCCTACGGCATCGTCTCGGGCGAGCCCGGCGTCTGTCTCGCGACGTCGGGGCCGGGCGCGACCAACCTGGTCACCGGGATCGCGGACGCCGACATGGACTCGGATCCGCTGCTCGCGCTGACCGGTCAGGTCCCGACGGAGTTCGTCGGCAACGACGCCTTCCAGGAGACCGACACCACCGGCGTCACGACGCCGATCACGAAAGACAACTCCTTCGCGAGCGACTCGGATCGCGTCGGCAGCGACGTCAGCGAGGCGTTCGCCCTCGCCGGCGCGGGCCGACCGGGGCCGACCCTAGTCGACCTGCCGAAAGACATCACGAAGGGCGAAACCGATCAGGAGCCCGACGATCCGAAAGTTCCCGACACCTATCAGGTGCAGGAGCGAGCGGATACGGAAATCGTCGAGGCCGCGGCCGAGCGCATCGAGAACGCCGCTCGTCCGGTCATGCTGCTCGGCGGCGGCGTCATCAAGGGCGAGGCCAGCGAGGCCTGTCGGGAGTTCGCCATCGAACACGAGATTCCGGTCATCACCACGATGCCCGGCATCGGTGCGTTCCCCGAAGATCACGAGCTCTCCCTCGAGATGGCGGGGATGCACGGCACGGGGTACGCTAACATGGCGATCACCCACTGCGACACGCTGATCGGGATCGGCACCCGATTCGACGACCGGCTGACCGGCGGGATCGAGACCTTCGCGCCCGATGCGGAGCTCATCCACGTCGACATCGACCCCGCGGAAATTTCGAAGAACATCCACGCGGACTACCCGCTGGTCGGCGACGCCGAAACGGTCGTCGAACAGTTGGCCGACGCGGTCGACGAATCGCCGGACGCGACGAAGTGGCGTGCCCAGTGCCAGCAGTGGAAGTCCGACTACTCGATGGCCTACGACGCGCCGAAGGACGAACCGGTCCAGCCGGAGTTCGTCGTCGAGGCCTTGGACGAGGCCACGAGCGACCGAGCCATCGTCACGACCGGCGTCGGCCAACACCAGATGTGGGCCTGCCAGTACTGGACCTACACCGAGCCCCGCACCTGGGTCTCGAGTCACGGACTCGGAACGATGGGGTACGGTCTGCCGTCGGCGATCGGCGCGCGAATCGCGGCCGACGACGATCAGGAGGTCGTCTGTATCGACGGCGACGGCTCGTTCCTAATGACCTTACAGGGCCTGTCGGTCGCCGTCCGCGAGGAACTCGACATCACCGTCGCCGTGCTCAACAACGAGTACATCGGCATGGTCAGACAGTGGCAGGACGCCTTCTTCGACGGCCGTCACTCCGCGTCGGACTACGGCTGGATGCCCGAATTCGACAAGCTCGCCGAGGCGTTCGGTGCCGAGGGCTTCCGGATCGACGACTACGACGACGTCGCCGAGACGATCGACGCCGCGATCGCGTACGACGGTCCCTCGGTGATCGACGTTCACATCGATCCCGACGCCAACGTCTATCCGATGGTTCCGAGCGGCGGCGATAACGGCCAGTTCGCACTGGCGGAGGACCAGCTATGA
- the aglM gene encoding UDP-glucose 6-dehydrogenase AglM, with protein sequence MNVSIIGSGYVGTTVAACLADLGHDVVNVEIDEEIVETINAGDAPIHELGLAERIADHAGTSLRATTEYDAVRETDVTFLCLPTPQTDDGGLDLAIMQAGSESLGRALAEKDDDHLVVVKSTVLPGTTEDVVGPILERESGTEIGDGLELAMNPEFLRMGTAVRDFLEPDKIVFGTASEEAAATLRELYAPILEREETDLVETDVREAELIKYANNAFLASKVSLVNELGNIAREYDADAYEVLEAVGLDDRISERFMRSGLGWGGSCFPKDVNALRAGACEQGYDPELLDAVVAVNDEQPRRLVGLLADHVPLEGARIAVLGLSFKPGTDDVRKSRALDVIEYLTERGADVVAYDPVAIENVRPDYPDIEYADSAESALAGADGAVVATDWPEFDDLSFEDMARSVVVDGRRIDVDEDALDVYEGLTW encoded by the coding sequence ATGAACGTCTCCATCATCGGGAGCGGCTACGTCGGCACGACCGTCGCCGCCTGCCTCGCAGATCTCGGTCACGACGTTGTCAACGTCGAGATCGACGAGGAGATCGTCGAGACGATAAACGCCGGCGACGCCCCGATCCACGAGTTGGGACTCGCGGAACGGATCGCCGACCACGCGGGGACAAGCCTCCGTGCGACGACCGAGTACGACGCGGTTCGCGAGACGGACGTCACGTTCCTCTGTCTGCCCACGCCGCAGACGGACGACGGCGGTCTGGATCTCGCGATCATGCAGGCCGGCTCGGAGTCGCTCGGTCGCGCCCTCGCAGAGAAAGATGACGATCACCTCGTCGTCGTCAAGAGCACGGTCCTCCCCGGTACGACCGAGGACGTCGTCGGTCCGATCCTCGAGCGCGAGTCCGGAACCGAGATCGGCGACGGCCTCGAGCTCGCGATGAACCCCGAGTTTCTCCGGATGGGGACCGCAGTTCGAGACTTCCTCGAGCCGGACAAGATCGTCTTCGGCACTGCGAGCGAGGAGGCAGCCGCCACCCTCCGCGAACTCTACGCACCGATCCTCGAACGCGAGGAGACGGACCTCGTCGAGACGGACGTCCGCGAGGCCGAACTCATCAAGTACGCGAACAACGCCTTCCTCGCGTCGAAGGTCTCGCTGGTCAACGAACTGGGCAACATCGCCAGGGAGTACGACGCGGACGCCTACGAGGTGCTCGAGGCGGTTGGACTCGACGATCGGATCTCGGAGCGGTTCATGCGGTCGGGGCTGGGCTGGGGGGGTTCCTGTTTCCCCAAGGACGTCAACGCCCTGCGGGCCGGCGCTTGCGAGCAGGGGTACGACCCCGAACTCCTCGATGCGGTAGTCGCTGTCAACGACGAGCAACCGCGGCGACTCGTCGGCCTGCTCGCTGACCACGTCCCCCTCGAGGGGGCCAGGATCGCGGTGCTGGGCCTGTCGTTCAAGCCCGGGACCGACGACGTCCGTAAGTCGCGCGCGCTCGACGTGATCGAGTACCTGACGGAGCGCGGCGCGGACGTCGTCGCCTACGATCCGGTGGCGATCGAGAACGTCCGGCCCGACTATCCCGACATCGAGTACGCCGACTCGGCCGAGAGCGCGCTCGCGGGCGCGGATGGAGCCGTCGTCGCGACCGACTGGCCGGAGTTCGACGACCTCTCGTTCGAGGACATGGCCCGCTCGGTCGTGGTCGACGGACGGCGGATCGACGTCGACGAGGACGCTCTCGACGTTTACGAGGGGCTGACCTGGTAG
- a CDS encoding ferritin-like domain-containing protein → MTTDEITDLLTGAYIDELETVMNYQTNAIVLDGIHAEEVKTSLEEDIQEELDHARMLGERLKQLDESPPGSESFEANQHSLQPPEDTTDVQSVIEGVLEAENDAIETYQSLHEAASEANDPVTEDVAVTILADEEAHRTEFRGFQKEFPMD, encoded by the coding sequence ATGACGACCGACGAAATCACCGATCTACTGACGGGAGCGTACATCGACGAACTCGAGACCGTGATGAACTACCAGACGAACGCGATCGTCCTCGACGGTATCCACGCCGAGGAGGTCAAGACGAGTCTCGAGGAGGACATTCAGGAGGAACTCGACCACGCGCGGATGCTCGGCGAGCGCCTGAAGCAACTCGACGAGTCGCCGCCGGGGTCGGAGTCGTTCGAGGCCAACCAGCACAGCCTCCAGCCGCCCGAAGACACGACTGACGTTCAGTCGGTCATCGAGGGAGTCCTCGAGGCCGAGAACGACGCGATCGAGACCTACCAGTCGCTCCACGAGGCCGCGTCCGAGGCGAACGACCCGGTCACCGAGGATGTCGCGGTGACGATCCTCGCGGACGAGGAGGCCCACCGCACCGAGTTCCGTGGGTTCCAGAAGGAGTTCCCGATGGACTGA
- the leuC gene encoding 3-isopropylmalate dehydratase large subunit, translating to MSKGTLYDKVWDRHKVTTLPTGQDQLFIGLHLIHEVTSPQAFGMLRERDLEVAFPELTHATVDHIVPTADQSRPYKEDAAEEMMAELEENVRDAGIEFSDPTTGDQGIVHVIGPEQGITQPGKTIVCGDSHTSTHGAFGALAFGIGTSQIRDVLATGTVAMEKQKVRKIQVDGELGEGVEAKDIILEIIRRLGTEGGVGYVYEYAGEAIESLGMEGRMSICNMSIEGGARAGYVNPDETTYEWMKETDYFQENPAKFDELKPYWESIRSDEDADYDDIVHIDANELEPVVTWGTTPGQGIGISDPIPEPESLPAEKQDTARRAQEHMRVEPGDTMEGYNIDVAFLGSCTNARLPDLRRAARIVEGREVADDVRAMVVPGSQRVQKAAEEEGLKDTFEEAGFEWRNAGCSMCLGMNEDQLEGDEACASSSNRNFVGRQGSKDGRTVLMNPRMVAAAAITGEVSDVRDLKEVNLA from the coding sequence ATGAGTAAGGGCACACTGTACGACAAGGTCTGGGATCGACACAAAGTCACCACGCTGCCGACGGGACAGGATCAGCTGTTCATCGGGCTCCACCTCATTCACGAGGTGACCAGTCCGCAGGCGTTCGGGATGCTCCGCGAGCGCGACCTCGAGGTCGCCTTTCCCGAACTGACCCACGCGACGGTCGACCACATCGTCCCGACGGCCGACCAGTCCCGCCCCTACAAGGAGGACGCGGCCGAGGAGATGATGGCCGAACTCGAGGAGAACGTCCGCGACGCGGGCATCGAGTTCTCGGACCCGACGACGGGCGATCAGGGGATCGTCCACGTCATCGGTCCGGAGCAGGGCATCACCCAGCCCGGCAAGACGATCGTCTGTGGCGACAGTCACACCTCGACTCACGGTGCCTTCGGCGCGCTCGCGTTCGGCATCGGCACCTCCCAGATCCGCGACGTGCTCGCGACGGGAACCGTCGCCATGGAGAAACAGAAGGTCCGCAAGATCCAGGTCGACGGCGAACTCGGCGAGGGCGTCGAGGCCAAGGACATCATCCTCGAGATCATCCGCCGACTCGGCACCGAGGGCGGCGTCGGCTACGTCTACGAGTACGCCGGCGAGGCCATCGAGAGCCTCGGCATGGAAGGTCGGATGTCGATCTGTAACATGTCCATCGAGGGCGGCGCTCGCGCGGGCTACGTCAACCCCGACGAGACCACCTACGAGTGGATGAAAGAGACGGACTACTTCCAAGAGAACCCGGCGAAGTTCGACGAGCTAAAGCCGTACTGGGAGTCAATTAGATCTGACGAGGACGCTGACTACGACGATATTGTCCACATCGACGCGAACGAACTCGAGCCGGTCGTCACCTGGGGGACCACGCCCGGTCAGGGGATCGGTATCTCCGATCCGATCCCGGAGCCGGAGTCCCTTCCAGCAGAGAAGCAGGACACTGCCCGGCGCGCCCAAGAACACATGCGCGTCGAACCCGGCGACACGATGGAGGGCTACAACATCGACGTGGCCTTCCTCGGCTCCTGTACGAACGCTCGCCTGCCGGACCTGCGACGCGCCGCCCGGATCGTCGAGGGACGGGAGGTCGCCGACGACGTCCGCGCGATGGTCGTCCCCGGCAGCCAGCGCGTCCAGAAGGCCGCCGAGGAGGAAGGGCTCAAGGACACCTTCGAGGAAGCCGGTTTCGAGTGGCGTAACGCCGGCTGTTCGATGTGTCTGGGCATGAACGAGGACCAACTCGAGGGCGACGAGGCCTGTGCCTCCTCCTCGAACCGGAACTTCGTGGGCCGCCAGGGATCGAAGGACGGGCGGACCGTCCTCATGAACCCGCGGATGGTCGCGGCGGCAGCGATTACCGGCGAAGTCTCTGACGTGCGCGATCTGAAGGAGGTGAATCTGGCGTGA
- a CDS encoding LeuA family protein encodes MQIQCLHKTAHPLTTVRGVEFFQGTLDSTDEIESARVFDTTLRDGEQSPGTSFSYDDKRQIASILDEMGTHVIEAGFPVNSDAEFEAVRDIASATSSTTCGLARVVDGDIEAALDSGVEMVHTFVSTSDVQIEDSMHATREEVVQRAVESVERITEAGATCMFSPMDATRTDEEFLIDVIEAVTEAGTDWINIPDTCGVATPTRFRAMIEKVCAHTDARVDVHAHDDFGLATANALAGIEAGAAQAQVSVNSIGERAGNAAYEEYVMAVESLYQCDTGIDTTRITELSEIVEEKSGMDTPGNKPIVGDNAFSHESGIHAAGVIENSDTFEPGVMTPEMVGAERRLVMGKHTGTHSVRERLVERGFEPTDDQVRAVTRRVKDYGAEKRRVTVDDLERFAEEAGIERQSEEEEEVRV; translated from the coding sequence ATTCAGATACAATGTCTTCACAAGACAGCCCATCCTCTGACAACAGTCAGGGGGGTCGAGTTCTTCCAGGGCACGTTAGATTCCACTGACGAAATAGAGTCAGCACGTGTCTTCGATACGACCCTCCGGGACGGCGAACAGTCGCCCGGCACTTCGTTCTCCTACGACGATAAACGGCAGATCGCGTCCATCTTGGACGAGATGGGAACCCACGTCATCGAGGCCGGGTTCCCCGTCAACTCCGACGCGGAGTTCGAAGCCGTTCGTGATATCGCTTCGGCGACCAGCTCGACGACCTGCGGCTTAGCCCGCGTCGTCGACGGTGACATCGAAGCGGCCCTCGATTCCGGCGTCGAGATGGTGCACACGTTCGTCAGCACCAGCGACGTCCAGATCGAGGACTCGATGCACGCCACCCGGGAGGAAGTCGTACAGCGCGCAGTCGAATCGGTCGAACGCATCACGGAGGCGGGCGCGACCTGCATGTTCTCGCCGATGGATGCGACTCGAACCGACGAGGAGTTCCTGATCGACGTGATCGAAGCGGTCACCGAGGCGGGAACCGACTGGATCAACATTCCCGACACCTGCGGCGTCGCCACGCCGACCCGATTCCGGGCCATGATCGAGAAGGTCTGTGCCCACACCGACGCGCGGGTCGACGTCCACGCCCACGACGACTTCGGGCTGGCCACCGCGAACGCCCTGGCCGGCATCGAAGCGGGCGCGGCACAGGCGCAGGTGTCGGTCAACTCGATCGGCGAGCGGGCCGGTAACGCCGCCTACGAGGAGTACGTGATGGCCGTCGAGTCGCTCTACCAGTGCGATACCGGTATCGACACGACGCGCATCACCGAACTCTCGGAGATCGTCGAGGAGAAGAGCGGCATGGATACGCCCGGCAACAAGCCGATCGTCGGCGACAACGCCTTCTCCCACGAGAGCGGCATCCACGCCGCCGGCGTCATCGAGAACTCCGACACCTTCGAACCCGGCGTCATGACCCCCGAGATGGTCGGTGCCGAGCGCCGACTGGTCATGGGGAAACACACCGGGACTCACTCGGTCCGCGAGCGACTCGTCGAACGCGGCTTCGAGCCCACCGACGACCAGGTCCGAGCGGTCACCCGCCGCGTCAAGGACTACGGGGCCGAGAAGCGCCGAGTCACGGTCGACGATCTCGAGCGCTTCGCCGAAGAGGCTGGCATCGAGCGCCAGTCCGAGGAGGAGGAGGAGGTGCGCGTCTGA
- the ilvN gene encoding acetolactate synthase small subunit, with translation MKRGLEGPEPEERPTPSGRRNKQGIRIDPEVEATHEPRRTVISALVEHEPGVLSDVSGLFSRRQFNIESLTVGPTEDDDRARITIVVEEPDPGIDQVEKQLRKLVPVISVRELEPDAMRRELALIKVDATDPAQVNAVAEMYDAETVDSSPETATIEVTGARPKIEAAVETFSQFGIREISRTGTTALARGTDRTAAAESTAQPADEANHGDNYQTADDD, from the coding sequence ATGAAACGAGGACTCGAGGGCCCCGAACCGGAGGAACGACCGACCCCGTCGGGACGGCGCAACAAGCAGGGCATTCGCATCGACCCCGAGGTCGAAGCGACTCACGAGCCCCGTCGGACCGTGATCTCGGCGCTGGTCGAACACGAACCCGGCGTGCTCTCCGACGTCTCGGGACTGTTCTCGAGACGACAGTTCAACATCGAGAGCCTGACCGTCGGCCCGACCGAAGACGACGACCGCGCCCGAATCACGATCGTCGTCGAGGAGCCCGATCCAGGGATCGATCAGGTCGAGAAACAACTGCGCAAGCTCGTGCCGGTCATCTCCGTGCGCGAACTCGAGCCCGACGCGATGCGACGGGAACTCGCGCTCATCAAGGTCGACGCCACGGATCCGGCACAGGTCAACGCCGTCGCAGAGATGTACGACGCCGAGACGGTCGACTCGAGCCCGGAGACGGCGACGATCGAAGTGACCGGCGCGCGCCCGAAGATCGAGGCCGCGGTCGAGACGTTCAGCCAGTTCGGTATCCGGGAGATTTCCCGGACAGGGACGACGGCACTGGCCCGCGGAACGGACCGAACCGCGGCGGCCGAATCGACAGCACAGCCCGCCGACGAGGCGAACCACGGCGACAACTACCAGACAGCAGACGATGACTGA
- a CDS encoding ribbon-helix-helix domain-containing protein, whose product MTEYTTVSIPKDLADRVDETIEGTSFQSTSDLVRFLLRSIVIQHQKEGELTEAEFEEITEQLRGLGYLE is encoded by the coding sequence ATGACCGAGTACACCACGGTGTCGATCCCGAAGGACCTCGCGGACCGGGTCGACGAGACCATCGAGGGAACGAGCTTCCAGAGCACGAGCGATCTCGTCCGGTTCCTGCTTCGAAGCATCGTCATTCAACATCAGAAGGAAGGCGAACTCACCGAAGCGGAGTTCGAAGAGATCACCGAACAGCTCCGCGGGCTGGGCTACCTCGAGTAG
- a CDS encoding DUF5779 family protein has product MSDFDLDLRAVEEHIDDELDLEGSLVLGVLDGETPADEWLEAISKGNVLILSVEGNVNELAAGFARDVKESGGELVHFRGFLLVLPPGVDVNTERL; this is encoded by the coding sequence ATGAGCGATTTCGACCTCGACCTTCGGGCCGTCGAGGAGCACATCGACGACGAACTCGATCTCGAGGGCAGCCTCGTTCTCGGCGTCCTCGACGGAGAGACACCGGCCGACGAGTGGCTCGAGGCGATCTCGAAGGGGAACGTCCTCATTCTGAGCGTCGAGGGCAACGTCAACGAACTGGCCGCCGGGTTCGCGCGGGACGTCAAGGAATCGGGCGGCGAACTCGTCCACTTCCGAGGCTTTCTGCTCGTGCTGCCGCCAGGCGTCGACGTGAATACGGAGCGACTCTAG
- the ilvC gene encoding ketol-acid reductoisomerase, which translates to MTDEFTTDIYYDDDADVSTLDDDTVAVLGYGSQGHAHALNLHESGVDVIVGLREGSASRSAAEADGLTVETPDDAVAAASYVSVLVPDTVQSDVYDAVIEPNLEAGDTLQFAHGLNIHYNQIEPPEDVDVTMVAPKSPGHLVRRNYENDEGTPGLLAIYQDTTGDAEERALAYAKGIGCTRAGVIETTFQEEVESDLFGEQAVLCGGVTALVKHGYETLVDAGYSPEIAYFECLNELKLIVDLMYEGGHSEMWDSVSDTAEYGGLSRGDRIVDENVRENMEETLEEIQNGEFTREWILENQAGRPSYTQLRQAEKNHEIEEVGERLRDLFAWAEEGDESETEDESVQVQADD; encoded by the coding sequence ATGACTGACGAATTCACCACCGACATTTACTACGACGACGACGCAGACGTATCGACGCTCGACGACGACACCGTGGCCGTGCTCGGCTACGGGAGCCAGGGCCACGCCCACGCGCTGAATCTCCACGAGAGCGGGGTCGACGTGATCGTCGGCCTGCGTGAGGGATCGGCCTCGCGATCGGCCGCCGAAGCCGACGGGCTGACGGTCGAGACCCCCGATGACGCGGTCGCAGCGGCCTCATACGTCTCCGTGCTGGTGCCCGACACCGTGCAGTCGGACGTCTACGACGCCGTCATCGAGCCGAACCTCGAGGCGGGCGACACGCTGCAGTTCGCTCACGGGCTGAACATCCACTACAACCAGATCGAGCCGCCGGAAGACGTCGACGTGACGATGGTCGCGCCCAAGAGCCCGGGCCACCTCGTCCGACGAAACTACGAGAACGACGAGGGGACCCCTGGTCTGCTGGCGATCTACCAGGATACGACGGGCGATGCCGAGGAGCGCGCCCTCGCGTACGCAAAGGGTATCGGCTGTACCCGTGCCGGCGTCATCGAGACGACGTTCCAGGAGGAAGTCGAGTCCGACCTCTTCGGCGAGCAGGCCGTCCTCTGTGGCGGCGTCACCGCGCTGGTCAAACACGGCTACGAGACGCTGGTCGACGCGGGCTACTCGCCGGAGATCGCCTACTTCGAGTGCCTCAACGAGCTCAAGCTGATCGTCGACCTGATGTACGAGGGCGGCCACTCCGAGATGTGGGATTCGGTCTCCGACACCGCCGAGTACGGCGGCCTCTCCCGTGGCGACCGGATCGTCGACGAGAACGTTCGCGAGAACATGGAGGAGACGCTCGAAGAGATCCAGAACGGCGAGTTCACGCGCGAGTGGATCCTCGAGAATCAGGCCGGTCGCCCGAGCTACACCCAACTTCGGCAGGCCGAGAAGAACCACGAGATCGAGGAAGTCGGCGAGCGACTGCGCGACCTGTTCGCGTGGGCCGAGGAAGGAGACGAGAGCGAAACCGAAGACGAGTCCGTCCAGGTGCAGGCGGACGACTGA